A DNA window from Porphyromonas gingivalis ATCC 33277 contains the following coding sequences:
- a CDS encoding S9 family peptidase has translation MKRPVIILLLGIVTMCAMAQTGDKPVDLKEITSGMFYARSAGRGIRSMPDGEHYTEMNRERTAIVRYNYASGKAVDTLFSIERARECPFKQIQNYEVSSTGHHILLFTDMESIYRHSYRAAVYDYDVRRNLVKPLSEHVGKVMIPTFSPDGRMVAFVRDNNIFIKKFDFDTEVQVTTDGQINSVLNGATDWVYEEEFGVTNLMSWSADNAFLAFVRSDESAVPEYRMPMYEDKLYPEDYTYKYPKAGEKNSTVSLHLYNVADRNTKSVSLPIDADGYIPRIAFTDNADELAVMTLNRLQNDFKMYYVHPKSLVPKLILQDMNKRYVDSDWIQALKFTAGGGFAYVSEKDGFAHIYLYDNKGVMHRRITSGNWDVTKLYGVDASGTVFYQSAEESPIRRAVYAIDAKGRKTKLSLNVGTNDALFSGNYAYYINTYSSAATPTVVSVFRSKGAKELRTLEDNVALRERLKAYRYNPKEFTIIKTQSALELNAWIVKPIDFDPSRHYPVLMVQYSGPNSQQVLDRYSFDWEHYLASKGYVVACVDGRGTGARGEEWRKCTYMQLGVFESDDQIAAATAIGQLPYVDAARIGIWGWSYGGYTTLMSLCRGNGTFKAGIAVAPVADWRFYDSVYTERFMRTPKENASGYKMSSALDVASQLQGNLLIVSGSADDNVHLQNTMLFTEALVQANIPFDMAIYMDKNHSIYGGNTRYHLYTRKAKFLFDNL, from the coding sequence ATGAAAAGACCGGTAATAATTCTGCTACTTGGCATCGTAACCATGTGTGCCATGGCTCAGACGGGGGACAAACCCGTAGATTTGAAAGAAATCACGAGCGGAATGTTTTATGCTCGCAGTGCAGGGAGAGGAATACGCTCCATGCCGGATGGAGAACACTATACGGAGATGAACCGTGAGCGAACGGCTATCGTCCGCTACAATTATGCCTCCGGCAAGGCGGTCGATACGCTCTTCAGTATCGAACGAGCACGCGAATGCCCGTTTAAACAAATACAGAACTACGAGGTAAGCAGTACCGGACATCATATTTTGCTCTTTACGGATATGGAGAGCATCTATCGGCATTCGTATCGTGCTGCCGTCTACGACTATGATGTTCGCCGCAATTTGGTAAAACCACTGAGCGAGCATGTCGGCAAAGTGATGATCCCTACATTCAGCCCTGATGGCCGGATGGTAGCGTTCGTCAGAGACAATAACATCTTTATCAAGAAATTCGATTTCGATACGGAAGTACAAGTTACTACCGATGGGCAGATCAACTCTGTTTTAAACGGAGCGACGGATTGGGTGTACGAAGAAGAGTTCGGTGTGACCAATCTGATGAGCTGGAGTGCGGACAATGCTTTTCTGGCTTTTGTGCGCAGCGATGAATCTGCCGTCCCCGAATATCGAATGCCTATGTATGAGGACAAACTTTATCCCGAAGACTATACCTATAAGTATCCCAAGGCAGGGGAGAAGAATAGTACCGTCTCCCTGCATCTCTATAATGTGGCGGATCGGAATACCAAGTCGGTAAGCCTGCCGATCGATGCGGATGGATATATTCCCCGAATTGCTTTCACGGACAACGCGGATGAGTTGGCTGTCATGACACTCAACCGTTTGCAGAACGACTTCAAAATGTACTATGTGCATCCGAAGAGTCTCGTCCCCAAGCTGATACTACAGGATATGAACAAGCGATATGTGGATAGCGATTGGATTCAGGCCTTGAAGTTTACGGCCGGAGGCGGATTCGCTTATGTGAGCGAAAAGGATGGGTTTGCTCATATCTATCTCTACGATAACAAAGGGGTAATGCACCGTCGGATTACCTCAGGAAATTGGGATGTGACCAAACTGTACGGAGTGGATGCTTCGGGAACGGTCTTCTACCAGTCGGCGGAAGAAAGCCCCATCCGTCGAGCTGTCTATGCCATAGATGCCAAAGGCAGGAAAACAAAGCTCAGCCTGAATGTAGGCACGAATGATGCTCTCTTCAGTGGCAACTATGCATACTATATTAATACGTATAGCAGTGCTGCTACCCCAACGGTGGTTTCGGTATTCAGAAGCAAAGGAGCCAAAGAGTTGCGCACACTGGAGGATAACGTTGCTCTCCGTGAACGGCTGAAAGCCTATCGTTACAACCCGAAGGAGTTTACCATTATCAAAACTCAATCGGCTCTTGAACTGAATGCCTGGATCGTGAAGCCTATTGATTTCGATCCCTCTCGCCACTATCCTGTCCTGATGGTACAGTATAGCGGTCCCAACTCCCAGCAGGTATTGGATCGCTATTCATTCGATTGGGAACACTACCTTGCATCGAAAGGTTACGTCGTAGCATGTGTGGATGGGCGTGGCACCGGTGCCCGCGGCGAAGAATGGCGCAAGTGTACCTACATGCAACTTGGTGTATTCGAAAGTGATGATCAGATAGCAGCGGCCACTGCTATAGGACAGCTGCCCTATGTGGATGCAGCTCGTATCGGCATATGGGGGTGGAGCTATGGCGGCTATACCACACTAATGAGTTTGTGTCGGGGAAATGGTACATTCAAAGCGGGGATAGCCGTTGCTCCTGTGGCAGACTGGCGTTTCTACGATTCGGTTTACACCGAACGCTTCATGCGTACACCCAAGGAAAATGCTTCCGGATACAAGATGTCTTCAGCTCTTGATGTGGCAAGCCAACTACAAGGGAATCTCTTGATCGTAAGCGGATCGGCAGACGACAATGTTCATCTTCAGAACACGATGCTTTTTACAGAGGCGCTGGTTCAGGCCAATATCCCCTTCGACATGGCTATCTATATGGACAAGAACCATAGTATATACGGGGGGAATACCCGCTATCATCTCTATACTCGCAAAGCAAAGTTTTTGTTCGACAATCTTTAA
- a CDS encoding S46 family peptidase, translating into MQMKLKSILLGAALLLGASGVAKADKGMWLLNELNQENLDRMRELGFTLPLDSLYSFDKPSIANAVVIFGGGCTGITVSDQGLIFTNHHCGYGAIQSQSTVDHDYLRDGFVSRTMGEELPIPGLSVKYLRKIVKVTDKVEGQLKGITDEMERLRKAQEVCQELAKKENADENQLCIVEPFYSNNEYFLIVYDVFKDVRMVFAPPSSVGKFGGDTDNWMWPRHTGDFSVFRVYAGADNRPAEYSKDNKPYKPVYFAAVSMQGYKADDYAMTIGFPGSTDRYLTSWGVEDRIENENNPRIEVRGIKQGIWKEAMSADQATRIKYASKYAQSANYWKNSIGMNRGLARLDVIGRKRAEERAFADWIRKNGKSAVYGDVLSSLEKAYKEGAKANREMTYLSETLFGGTEVVRFAQFANALATNPDAHAGILKSLDDKYKDYLPSLDRKVLPAMLDIVRRRIPADKLPDIFKNVIDKKFKGDTKKYADFVFDKSVVPYSDKFHAMLKSMDKEKFAKAIEKDPAVELSKSVIAAARAIQADAMANAYAIEKGKRLFFAGLREMYPGRALPSDANFTMRMSYGSIKGYEPQDGAWYNYHTTGKGVLEKQDPKSDEFAVQENILDLFRTKNYGRYAENGQLHIAFLSNNDITGGNSGSPVFDKNGRLIGLAFDGNWEAMSGDIEFEPDLQRTISVDIRYVLFMIDKWGQCPRLIQELKLI; encoded by the coding sequence ATGCAAATGAAATTAAAAAGTATTCTTCTCGGAGCAGCCCTGCTATTGGGTGCTTCAGGGGTGGCCAAAGCCGACAAAGGCATGTGGCTCCTCAACGAACTCAATCAGGAGAATCTGGATCGAATGCGTGAGCTCGGCTTTACGCTCCCGTTGGATTCGCTCTACAGTTTCGACAAGCCGTCCATTGCCAATGCCGTGGTTATCTTCGGTGGCGGATGTACCGGTATCACAGTGTCCGATCAGGGCCTGATCTTTACCAACCACCACTGCGGATACGGTGCTATCCAGAGCCAAAGCACGGTGGATCACGACTATCTGCGCGATGGTTTCGTTTCTCGCACGATGGGTGAGGAGCTTCCGATTCCGGGTCTTTCCGTGAAGTATCTGCGCAAGATCGTGAAGGTAACGGACAAGGTAGAAGGACAGCTCAAGGGTATCACTGACGAGATGGAGCGTCTGCGCAAAGCTCAGGAGGTATGCCAAGAACTGGCCAAAAAAGAAAATGCAGACGAGAACCAACTCTGCATCGTAGAGCCTTTCTATTCCAACAACGAATACTTCCTCATCGTCTACGATGTATTCAAGGACGTTCGTATGGTATTTGCTCCTCCCAGCTCTGTAGGTAAGTTCGGAGGCGATACGGACAACTGGATGTGGCCGCGTCACACGGGCGACTTCAGCGTATTCCGCGTGTATGCCGGTGCCGACAACCGTCCGGCCGAATACAGCAAGGACAATAAACCCTATAAGCCCGTTTACTTCGCTGCCGTATCCATGCAAGGCTACAAGGCTGACGACTATGCCATGACCATCGGTTTCCCGGGCAGTACGGATCGCTACCTCACTTCTTGGGGTGTGGAAGATCGTATCGAAAACGAGAACAATCCCCGTATCGAAGTTCGCGGTATCAAGCAAGGTATCTGGAAGGAAGCCATGAGTGCAGATCAAGCTACCCGTATCAAATATGCCAGCAAGTATGCTCAGAGTGCTAACTATTGGAAGAATTCGATCGGTATGAACCGCGGTCTCGCTCGTCTTGACGTGATAGGTCGCAAGCGTGCCGAGGAAAGAGCATTCGCAGACTGGATCCGTAAGAACGGCAAGAGTGCTGTCTATGGCGATGTATTGTCTTCTCTCGAAAAGGCTTATAAGGAAGGAGCCAAGGCCAATCGTGAGATGACTTATTTGAGCGAGACGCTCTTCGGTGGTACCGAGGTGGTTCGTTTTGCACAGTTTGCCAACGCATTGGCTACAAATCCTGATGCTCATGCCGGTATCCTCAAATCGCTTGATGACAAGTACAAAGACTACCTCCCCTCGCTCGACCGTAAGGTGCTGCCCGCCATGCTCGATATTGTACGCCGGCGTATCCCTGCCGACAAGCTCCCCGATATATTCAAGAATGTAATCGACAAGAAGTTCAAAGGCGACACGAAGAAGTATGCAGACTTCGTATTCGACAAGAGTGTGGTTCCTTATAGTGACAAGTTCCATGCCATGCTCAAGTCCATGGACAAGGAAAAGTTTGCCAAGGCTATCGAGAAAGATCCGGCTGTAGAGCTTTCCAAGAGCGTAATAGCTGCTGCTCGCGCTATTCAGGCCGATGCGATGGCCAATGCCTATGCCATTGAGAAGGGCAAGCGTCTTTTCTTTGCCGGTTTGCGTGAGATGTACCCCGGACGTGCTCTGCCGAGCGATGCCAACTTCACCATGCGTATGAGCTACGGCTCCATCAAGGGATATGAACCGCAGGACGGTGCCTGGTACAACTATCATACGACAGGTAAGGGCGTATTGGAGAAGCAGGATCCTAAGAGCGATGAGTTTGCCGTACAGGAGAATATCCTCGACCTCTTCCGCACCAAAAACTATGGTCGCTATGCCGAGAACGGTCAGCTCCATATCGCTTTCCTCTCGAACAACGACATCACGGGCGGTAACTCCGGTAGCCCCGTATTCGATAAGAACGGCCGTCTGATCGGTCTTGCTTTCGATGGCAACTGGGAAGCTATGAGTGGTGACATCGAGTTCGAACCCGATCTGCAGCGCACAATCAGCGTGGACATCCGCTACGTTCTCTTCATGATCGATAAATGGGGTCAGTGTCCCCGTCTCATCCAAGAGCTGAAGTTGATCTAA
- a CDS encoding 5'-methylthioadenosine/adenosylhomocysteine nucleosidase → MNKTIGVVVAMGKEFRLLPDILENKEEIRDAVFRAVVGIVGGHRVIYALSGIGKVAAAVCAGELIRRYRPDYLINIGVSGGLGRNVAIHDTVVSTAVCYHDVSCGADIAWGQVQGFPLYYPVSEDLLALFRSLPVPVREGVVCCGDRFLSSSEEQDFVRRTFPDAVAVDMESAALAQVAYIYRVPFIAVRIISDIAGEGRDNFAEYMDFWRKASPATFSILERVFDAM, encoded by the coding sequence ATGAACAAGACTATCGGTGTGGTAGTAGCCATGGGGAAAGAGTTTCGCCTGCTACCGGACATCCTCGAAAACAAGGAAGAAATACGGGATGCGGTTTTCCGTGCCGTTGTCGGAATTGTCGGAGGACATCGCGTCATATATGCCCTGAGCGGAATAGGGAAGGTGGCTGCTGCTGTCTGTGCCGGAGAACTGATCCGCCGCTATCGTCCCGACTACCTCATCAATATAGGCGTGAGTGGAGGATTGGGGCGGAATGTCGCTATCCATGATACGGTAGTGTCCACGGCTGTCTGCTATCACGATGTTTCGTGCGGAGCCGATATTGCTTGGGGGCAGGTGCAGGGTTTTCCCCTTTATTATCCCGTTTCGGAGGATCTTCTCGCCCTTTTTCGTTCGCTTCCGGTACCTGTCCGAGAGGGTGTGGTTTGTTGTGGCGATCGTTTCTTGTCATCATCGGAGGAGCAAGACTTTGTTCGTCGTACTTTTCCCGATGCCGTTGCCGTGGATATGGAGTCTGCTGCGTTGGCTCAGGTGGCATATATATACAGAGTCCCGTTCATCGCCGTGCGTATTATCAGCGATATTGCCGGCGAAGGTCGGGATAACTTTGCGGAGTATATGGACTTCTGGCGCAAGGCTTCTCCGGCTACCTTTTCTATTCTCGAAAGAGTATTCGATGCAATGTAG
- a CDS encoding S-ribosylhomocysteine lyase: protein MEKIPSFQLDHIRLKRGIYVSRKDYIGGEVVTTFDIRMKEPNREPVLGAPELHTIEHLAATYLRNHPLYKDRIVFWGPMGCLTGNYFLMRGNYVSKDILPLMQETFRFIRDFEGEVPGTEPRDCGNCLLHNLPMAKYEAEKYLREVLDVATEENLNYPD, encoded by the coding sequence ATGGAAAAAATTCCCAGTTTTCAGTTAGATCATATTCGCCTCAAACGAGGCATATATGTCTCCCGCAAGGACTATATAGGGGGAGAGGTGGTTACGACTTTCGATATTCGAATGAAAGAGCCCAATCGCGAACCGGTGCTTGGAGCACCCGAACTGCATACGATCGAGCATTTGGCTGCAACTTATCTGCGTAATCATCCGCTTTATAAGGACAGGATCGTTTTCTGGGGGCCGATGGGCTGCCTTACGGGCAATTACTTTCTGATGCGAGGCAATTACGTATCCAAAGATATACTGCCCCTCATGCAGGAGACTTTCCGCTTCATCAGAGACTTCGAAGGAGAAGTGCCGGGTACGGAGCCGCGCGACTGTGGCAACTGCCTGCTGCACAACCTGCCGATGGCCAAATATGAGGCCGAGAAATACCTGCGTGAGGTACTCGATGTAGCGACGGAGGAGAACCTGAACTATCCCGACTGA
- a CDS encoding LptF/LptG family permease has translation MKRLNRLDKYLIKQFLGTFVFSIILIISVSVVFDINEKIDDFMKPEVSLRSIIFDYYFNFVPYYANLFSPLFVFISVIFFTSKLAEKSEIIAMLSAGVSFKRLMVPYMLSATVIAILTFLLNSFVIPPGNATRIDFQNKYIKNKKVQYAESVQLEVKKGVFAFFGSYSDAMRTGYQFSLEEFKGKQLVSRLTADRIQYDSLYNWRIFNYRIRHFGKYKETVESGSEMDTVIAVRPADFLVAEDDVETMTTTDLHTYISHQKQRGVGNVKLFEIELHKRYAAIFSAFILTIIGASLSSRKVKGGMGINIAIGLGLSFAYILFMTVAGTFAISGSLPPFMAAWLPNFVFTVIAVFLYKKAPR, from the coding sequence ATGAAGAGGTTGAACAGGTTAGATAAGTATTTGATCAAGCAGTTTTTGGGGACGTTCGTTTTCTCCATCATCTTGATCATATCCGTTTCGGTCGTCTTCGACATCAATGAGAAGATCGATGACTTTATGAAGCCGGAGGTCAGTCTGCGCAGTATCATATTCGATTACTATTTCAACTTCGTTCCCTACTACGCCAATCTTTTCAGCCCGCTCTTCGTCTTCATATCGGTGATATTCTTTACGTCGAAGCTGGCTGAGAAGTCCGAGATCATCGCGATGCTTTCGGCCGGAGTCAGTTTCAAGCGGCTGATGGTGCCCTATATGTTGTCGGCAACGGTGATTGCCATACTGACTTTCCTGCTCAATAGTTTCGTTATCCCACCGGGCAATGCTACACGAATTGATTTTCAGAACAAATACATCAAGAACAAGAAGGTACAGTATGCCGAGAGCGTTCAGCTCGAAGTGAAGAAAGGGGTCTTTGCCTTTTTCGGATCGTACAGCGATGCCATGCGAACCGGTTACCAGTTCAGCCTGGAAGAGTTCAAGGGCAAGCAGCTCGTCTCCCGTCTGACAGCGGATAGGATCCAATACGACTCGCTTTATAACTGGCGCATTTTCAACTACAGGATCAGGCACTTCGGTAAGTATAAAGAGACGGTCGAGAGCGGTAGCGAGATGGACACGGTAATAGCCGTCCGCCCGGCGGACTTCCTCGTGGCAGAGGATGATGTGGAGACGATGACGACTACCGACCTGCATACCTATATATCGCATCAGAAGCAAAGGGGCGTGGGCAACGTCAAGCTCTTTGAGATCGAACTGCACAAACGCTATGCAGCCATCTTCTCTGCCTTTATCCTCACCATTATCGGTGCTTCGCTCTCTTCACGCAAAGTAAAAGGAGGGATGGGGATCAATATCGCTATCGGTCTGGGGCTTAGCTTTGCCTATATCCTGTTTATGACCGTTGCTGGTACATTTGCCATCAGCGGATCTTTGCCTCCGTTTATGGCAGCTTGGTTGCCTAACTTCGTGTTTACGGTCATTGCCGTTTTCCTTTATAAAAAAGCTCCGCGATAG
- the lipA gene encoding lipoyl synthase, with product MAQHVKKPEWLKIRLGGNEKFTETKSIVEGHCLHTICTSGKCPNMGECWSRGTATFMIGGDICTRACRFCNTLTGRPKPLNEAEPTHVALSIKLMGLNHAVVTSVDRDDLPDYGATHWVKTIQEIRRINSGVTLEVLIPDFKGRMDLVDMIIEASPDVISHNLETVRRLTPSVRSVATYDTSLAVLRHIAQSGKMPAKTGMMLGLGETEEEILELMDDALAAGVSVITIGQYLQPSRKNLPVVEYITPEQFEHLRLVGIEKGFRTIESAPLVRSSYHAERHL from the coding sequence ATGGCGCAACACGTCAAGAAACCCGAATGGTTGAAAATACGTCTTGGTGGGAATGAGAAGTTTACCGAGACTAAAAGCATTGTCGAGGGACATTGTCTGCATACGATCTGTACAAGTGGCAAATGCCCCAATATGGGAGAGTGCTGGAGTAGAGGGACTGCTACCTTCATGATCGGTGGTGATATCTGTACACGTGCCTGTCGATTTTGCAACACTTTGACGGGGCGTCCCAAACCGCTCAATGAAGCAGAACCTACTCACGTCGCATTGAGTATCAAACTGATGGGGCTTAACCATGCTGTGGTGACGAGCGTTGACCGCGATGACTTGCCGGATTATGGTGCCACACACTGGGTTAAGACCATTCAGGAAATCAGACGGATCAACTCGGGAGTGACACTCGAAGTTCTGATTCCCGACTTCAAAGGACGGATGGATTTGGTGGACATGATTATCGAGGCAAGTCCGGATGTTATTTCGCATAATCTGGAGACGGTACGTCGGCTTACGCCATCGGTACGCAGCGTGGCTACTTACGATACCAGCCTTGCCGTGCTTCGTCACATAGCTCAGTCCGGAAAAATGCCCGCGAAAACAGGAATGATGCTCGGTTTGGGCGAGACTGAAGAAGAGATACTTGAATTGATGGATGATGCTCTTGCGGCGGGAGTCTCAGTTATTACTATAGGACAGTATCTGCAACCGTCGAGGAAGAATCTTCCTGTGGTGGAATACATCACGCCCGAACAGTTCGAACATCTTCGACTGGTGGGTATCGAAAAAGGCTTCCGTACGATAGAGAGTGCTCCGCTCGTTCGCAGTTCTTACCATGCCGAACGGCACTTATAA
- the tgt gene encoding tRNA guanosine(34) transglycosylase Tgt has product MTFNLQYTCADCEARAGLLTTDHGPIETPIFMPVGTVGSVKAVHMHELEEDIRAQIILGNTYHLYLRPGLDVLKRAGGLHKFNSWERPLLTDSGGFQVFSLAENRKITEEGATFRSHIDGSKHLFSPERVMDIQRVIGADIIMAFDECCPGDADREYARRSMLLTGRWLERCLCRMRETEPLYGYEQQLFPIVQGCVYPDLRRRSAEMVAAVDAAGNAIGGLAVGEPTEKMYEMIELTNEILPKDRPRYLMGVGTPINILEAIDRGVDMFDCIMPTRNGRNGQLFTWHGTINIRNAKWADDYSLLDPDGTSYVDSRYSKAYLHHLIHTQEILGLQIASIHNLAFYLELVRQARKHIQIGDYRTWKTAMIRQLDNRL; this is encoded by the coding sequence ATGACATTCAATCTTCAATATACATGTGCCGACTGCGAAGCGCGTGCCGGTCTGCTGACTACAGACCATGGCCCCATAGAGACTCCCATCTTCATGCCGGTAGGCACGGTCGGGAGCGTGAAGGCCGTACACATGCACGAGTTGGAAGAGGATATTCGGGCTCAGATTATACTCGGCAATACTTATCACCTCTATCTCCGTCCCGGATTGGATGTGCTCAAGCGTGCCGGAGGCTTGCACAAGTTCAATAGCTGGGAGCGGCCTTTGCTCACGGATAGCGGAGGTTTTCAGGTGTTCTCTTTGGCGGAGAATCGGAAGATCACAGAGGAGGGTGCGACTTTCCGTTCCCATATAGACGGCTCCAAGCACCTTTTTTCACCCGAAAGGGTCATGGACATCCAGCGCGTTATCGGAGCGGACATCATCATGGCTTTCGATGAATGTTGCCCCGGTGATGCCGACCGCGAATATGCCCGCCGTTCGATGCTCCTGACCGGAAGGTGGTTGGAGCGTTGCCTGTGTAGAATGCGCGAGACGGAGCCACTCTATGGATATGAACAGCAGCTATTCCCCATCGTGCAGGGATGCGTCTATCCCGATCTGCGCCGCCGGTCGGCCGAGATGGTAGCTGCCGTCGATGCTGCCGGAAATGCCATCGGAGGATTGGCCGTGGGAGAGCCGACGGAAAAGATGTACGAGATGATCGAACTGACCAACGAGATCCTTCCCAAAGATCGTCCACGCTACCTCATGGGGGTAGGTACTCCGATCAATATATTGGAAGCGATAGACCGTGGTGTGGACATGTTCGACTGCATCATGCCTACGCGCAACGGCCGTAATGGGCAGCTCTTCACCTGGCACGGTACCATCAATATCCGCAATGCCAAATGGGCGGACGACTACTCGCTGCTTGATCCTGACGGTACGTCGTACGTGGACAGCCGTTACAGTAAGGCCTATCTGCACCACTTGATCCATACACAGGAGATTCTCGGTCTGCAAATCGCCTCTATTCACAACCTCGCCTTCTATCTCGAGCTGGTCCGGCAAGCGCGTAAGCATATTCAAATCGGCGACTATCGCACTTGGAAAACGGCTATGATCCGACAGCTTGACAACAGGCTGTAG
- a CDS encoding T9SS type A sorting domain-containing protein, translating to MKKLFLASVAFLCAWIWSANAQTMAPNYFHADPQQFKHRIVKEKSFSSYSNYEYGVDNRLQRIYSVDESSGEIEHERRFFFNEGGYMIREEEYDGTVQIPVRKWEFVRDDKGYITHFSRYSPKDGSQELIEDIRIDFSYDADMKLIKADIDFFDVMANVWGDLRTTELIYNENGLLKEMIQTDPGSGQEFNREELTYNNLNKIVAIRFIPGPASTGLNEFELIYEYDSEGMDIVKAGRDDFWYYYEYDKEMLASETFFPKPSIADLVYFGLKDYVDFSGLPFKNSYTHVVVKESTNEIEAIYEPISVYSVVVIQPENGEIKLTADGQPLNSGSTLVAGRRIKIHPIPAEGYEVDKVMVNGESIEAPYEFLLEKDTEVTALMKKSNAVGEVDTKGFHVYPIPTSKDLTIEIPAEMVGKVASLIDMNGQIVYRVTLNNIFQQIDISHLKGVFLLQIGDITERVIVQ from the coding sequence ATGAAAAAACTTTTTTTGGCCTCCGTGGCTTTCTTATGTGCATGGATTTGGAGCGCTAATGCTCAGACAATGGCTCCAAATTACTTCCATGCCGATCCGCAGCAATTCAAACACAGGATTGTAAAAGAAAAAAGCTTCTCCTCCTACTCTAATTACGAATACGGAGTCGACAACCGTCTGCAAAGGATCTATTCGGTGGATGAGTCTTCGGGAGAGATCGAACACGAAAGACGATTCTTTTTCAATGAAGGCGGATATATGATTCGTGAGGAGGAATACGATGGAACCGTTCAGATACCTGTCAGAAAATGGGAATTTGTCCGCGATGACAAGGGTTATATCACTCATTTCAGCAGATACTCGCCTAAAGATGGAAGTCAGGAGTTGATAGAGGATATCCGTATCGATTTTTCCTACGATGCCGATATGAAACTGATCAAAGCGGATATAGATTTCTTCGACGTTATGGCCAATGTATGGGGCGATCTGCGCACGACAGAACTAATCTATAATGAAAACGGACTCTTGAAAGAGATGATTCAAACCGATCCGGGAAGCGGACAAGAATTCAATCGGGAAGAGCTTACATACAATAACCTCAACAAAATAGTTGCTATCAGGTTTATACCGGGACCGGCCAGTACAGGTTTGAACGAATTTGAATTGATATACGAATACGACAGTGAAGGAATGGATATTGTCAAAGCCGGGCGTGACGATTTCTGGTACTACTATGAGTACGACAAAGAAATGCTCGCTTCAGAGACATTCTTCCCAAAGCCTTCCATAGCAGATTTAGTATATTTCGGACTTAAAGATTATGTGGATTTTTCAGGACTACCCTTCAAAAACAGTTATACTCATGTAGTAGTCAAAGAATCTACAAATGAAATAGAAGCGATTTATGAACCTATCTCTGTATATTCCGTAGTGGTCATCCAGCCCGAAAATGGAGAGATAAAGCTAACGGCCGACGGGCAGCCCCTGAACAGCGGTTCCACATTAGTGGCAGGCCGTCGTATTAAAATACATCCCATCCCTGCCGAAGGTTACGAAGTGGACAAGGTAATGGTGAACGGAGAGAGTATCGAGGCTCCGTATGAATTCCTTCTTGAGAAAGATACAGAAGTGACAGCCCTGATGAAGAAGAGCAATGCCGTAGGAGAAGTCGACACCAAAGGCTTCCATGTCTATCCCATACCCACATCAAAAGATTTGACGATAGAGATACCGGCAGAAATGGTAGGCAAAGTGGCGTCTCTTATAGATATGAACGGACAGATTGTTTACAGAGTTACGCTTAATAACATCTTCCAGCAGATAGATATCAGCCATCTCAAGGGCGTTTTCCTCTTGCAGATCGGTGATATTACAGAAAGAGTGATCGTTCAATAA
- the smpB gene encoding SsrA-binding protein SmpB: protein MKEKIQKNILIKNKRATFDYEILDVYTAGIVLVGTEIKSLRLGKGGLVDTYCYFHRGELWVKNMYIAEYFYGTYNNHVARRDRKLLLNRKELRKLEEASKSVGTTIVPLKLFINERGLAKLQIGLARGKKQYDKRASIKERDDRREMDRALKR, encoded by the coding sequence ATGAAAGAGAAAATACAGAAGAATATCCTCATAAAGAACAAACGTGCCACTTTCGATTACGAGATTTTGGACGTTTACACGGCGGGCATTGTATTGGTCGGTACCGAGATCAAATCGCTCCGACTGGGCAAAGGCGGTTTGGTTGATACCTATTGCTACTTCCATCGGGGAGAGCTGTGGGTGAAGAATATGTACATAGCCGAATACTTCTATGGCACCTATAACAACCATGTGGCTCGCCGCGACCGTAAACTCCTGCTCAATCGCAAAGAGCTACGCAAGCTTGAGGAGGCATCCAAGAGCGTGGGTACCACGATAGTGCCGCTCAAGCTCTTTATCAATGAAAGGGGATTGGCCAAGCTGCAAATCGGATTGGCACGAGGGAAAAAACAATATGACAAGCGTGCATCCATCAAAGAGCGAGATGATCGCCGAGAGATGGATCGTGCGTTGAAACGCTAA